In Scatophagus argus isolate fScaArg1 chromosome 7, fScaArg1.pri, whole genome shotgun sequence, a genomic segment contains:
- the zgc:136858 gene encoding pseudouridine-metabolizing bifunctional protein C1861.05 isoform X2 codes for MISVPFFCFCLAAGLAMSSSLRTLDSRSGCNEQGLGSCNKNNCSDKRMVVGRQLAPTGPDLDPEHVGVWMDKHRLVPVMNLTWTLQADASVLKLRGSEISILDDSTNQSMCVQFSYLISQQQSPQYERWKFSLYGVVVEPGHTYVVSVLNLPEPDIGDYRIKKQITIPGCDDKRIQEALICLQNGSLWDPHMTTNVSVDKEHKMLSILLVFEAAQYSERYQVSIQSHGFHYSKNVTKENRTSLNVTFEVGLWQLSQCEEMSVMIQPFFIRCKNACWRPKKIINYCNYDPPRTLIIKATVMLLVVGSYLTYLLWRTSHKDTVNTASSVAREQQEGFQVQERKRVLIIYSLDHPLYKNIVLKLCAFLATKCGTEVILDLLDSTKLGVLGRIQWLDWHREQIERSSDKILILCSRGVQAKWRSMCGAKQVFLREDAHSSVGDMLSPALSLIVPHFIRSLSFEKYMVAYFDDVCSEDDVPSPFKITVRYTLMKHFEELFFRILDTEKHEPGRMNHIEGLSEDQYYHCPSGLRNRMSMMKRAYTFLLRRGITTYQNGLFRVHPSVKQALAENKPVVALESTIITHGMPYPHNLSTAKEVEAIVREEGATPATVGVIEGEVHVGLSSEELDHLARCKSSVKVSRRDLPYVISKGLSGGTTVSATMIAAHRAGIPVFVTGGIGGVHRDGENSLDISADLTELGRTPIAVVSAGIKSILDIGRTLEFLETQGVCVATYGALKSFPAFFSPQSGFTSPYQVCNPEEAAKLIASTLSLGLQSGVLLAVPIPEEHAAAGQQIEEAIQAAVAEASANGITGRDVTPFILQKVNELTKGKSLQANIALIHNNAKVGSQIACALSKQLNEKRLQGKTPHQRKHSSGSDIIVIGGINVDFIAKGKSKTLRFGQTNTGSVCQSFGGVGRNIADSLSRLGRKPLFISATGRDSHGDAVFNYCKHMNTSGVARLEGQSTATYCVVIAESGEMSLGLGDMDIHQQITEQYVSQFEKQLSSAPLVCLDGNIPVSTIDYVCSIASEHNINVWYEPTDSEKACKPFLSDSWKSLSYSSPNLAELCTMNKTLGIPTPEVLPNSLDEVLSVAVALSRPLLEHIHCLVVTLGDNGLLLCGEHESGSVNLQPRKQKRGRQLCALHYPALTVTAEETVNVSGAGDSLAGALIAGILQQRDTDSCARMGLLAARLSLTSPHPIAPMLTLDSVDPSKFQTQDWPKPSFMWIH; via the exons ATGATCAGCGtaccttttttctgtttttgtttggctgCTGGACTCGCAATGTCATCCTCTCTTAGGACCCTGGACAGTCGTTCAGGCTGCAATGAACAG GGCCTTGGCAGCTGTAACAAAA ATAACTGTTCAGACAAACGCATGGTCGTAGGAAGACAGTTAGCTCCTACCGGCCCAGATTTGGATCCTGAGCATGTGGGAGTTTGGATGGACAAACACAGGCTTGTTCCTGTTATGAATTTGACGTGGACATTACAAGCTGATG CAAGTGTTCTTAAACTTCGTGGATCGGAGATAAGTATTCTGGATGACAGCACAAATcaaagtatgtgtgtgcagttttcTTACCTCATCAGCCAACAGCAGAGTCCACAATATGAGAGG TGGAAGTTTTCCTTGTATGGAGTTGTGGTAGAGCCTGGACACACATATGTGGTGTCAGTTTTAAATTTACCAGAACCTGATATTGGAGATTACAGGATTAAAAAGCAAATTACCATCCCAG GATGTGATGACAAGAGAATCCAGGAGGCCCTAATTTGTCTGCAAAATG gtaGTCTATGGGATCCTCACATGACCACTAATGTGTCCGTGGATAAGGAACATAAAATGTTATCTATTTTATTGGTTTTTGAGGCAGCACAATATTCAGAGCGATACCAAGTTTCCATCCAGAGTCATGGTTTCCATTActcaaaaaatgtcacaaag GAAAACAGAACATCACTGAATGTGACATTTGAGGTTGGTCTGTGGCAGCTCTCACAATGTGAGGAAATGTCTGTAATG ATTCAACCATTTTTTATTCGTTGCAAGAATGCCTGTTGGCGCCCcaagaaaataatcaattaCTGTAATT atgatCCACCACGGACCTTAATCATAAAGGCAACTGTGATGCTGCTTGTCGTTGGCAGTTATCTTACTTATTTACTGTGGAGAACATCTCATAAAG ATACTGTGAACACAGCTTCATCTGTTGCCAGAGAGCAACAAGAAGGTTTTCAAGtgcaagagagaaaaagagtccTCATCATCTACTCCCTTGACCACCCTTTATACAAAAATATAGTTCTCAAGCTTTGTGCTTTTCTGGCAACCAAATGTGGCACTGAAGTGATCCTGGATCTGCTGGACTCTACAAAACTGGGAGTGTTGGGACGCATCCAGTGGTTGGACTGGCACAGAGAACAAATAGAAAGGTCATCGGATAAGATACTAATCCTGTGCTCTCGGGGAGTGCAAGCCAAATGGAGATCCATGTGTGGTGCCAAACAGGTTTTTCTGCGAGAGGACGCCCACTCATCTGTGGGTGATATGCTCAGTCCAGCCCTCAGCCTCATAGTCCCACATTTTATCAGATCTTTGTCATTTGAAAAGTACATGGTGGCTTACTTCGATGATGTTTGTTCTGAAGACGATGTTCCTTCACCTTTTAAGATTACAGTACGATACACActgatgaaacattttgagGAGCTCTTTTTCAGAATCCTGGACACTGAAAAGCATGAACCAGGCAGAATGAATCACATTGAAGGGCTTTCAGAGGACCAGTACTACCACTGTCCCTCAG GACTTCGGAACAGAATGAGCATGATGAAGAGAGCCTATACATTCCTCCTCAGAAGAGGAATTACAACTTATCAGA ACGGCCTCTTCAGAGTTCATCCATCTGTAAAGCAGGCACTGGCTGAAAACAAGCCGGTGGTCGCACTGGAGAGCACCATCATCACACATGGCATGCCGTACCCTCACAACCTGAG CACAGCGAAAGAGGTGGAAGCCAttgtgagagaggaaggagcCACTCCAGCCACAGTAGGAGTGATTGAGGGTGAAGTCCACGTTGGTCTTTCGTCAGAAGAGCTCGACCATCTCGCCCGCTGCAAGAGCTCCGTGAAGGTGTCCCGTCGTGATCTGCCCTACGTCATTAGCAAG GGGCTCTCTGGGGGAACAACAGTATCAGCCACTATGATAGCAGCACATCGTGCTGGCATCCCTGTATTTGTCACAGGGGGCATCGGAGGAGTTCACAGAGATGGCGAGAACA GTCTGGACATCAGCGCAGATCTGACGGAGCTCGGCAGGACTCCCATTGCTGTGGTTTCTGCTGGCATCAAGTCTATTCTGGACATCGGTCGCACCCTTGAGTTCCTT GAAACTCAGGGTGTCTGCGTAGCCACTTATGGAGCGTTGAAGAGCTTCCCAGCCTTCTTCTCCCCACAAAGTGGATTCACTTCTCCATACCAAGTCTGCAACCCTGAGGAGGCTGCAAAACTCATTG CAAGCACTCTGTCACTGGGACTGCAAAGTGGTGTCCTGTTAGCAGTGCCCATCCCAGAAGAGCATGCAGCAGCTGGCCAGCAGATAGAGGAAGCCATACAAGCTGCAGTAGCAGAGGCAAG TGCTAACGGTATAACAGGAAGAGATGTGACACCATTTATTCTTCAGAAGGTCAATGAACTGACTAAAGGAAAGTCCCTTCAGGCCA ACATTGCTCTGATTCATAATAATGCTAAAGTGGGCAGTCAGATAGCCTGTGCACTGTCAAAACAACTGAATGAGAAAAGGTTACAGGGCAAAACGCCTCATCAACGAAAACACTCATCAGGATCAGATATT ATTGTCATAGGAGGaataaatgttgattttattgCTAAAGGAAAATCAAAAACACTTCGT TTTGGACAGACCAACACAGGAAGTGTCTGTCAGTCATTCGGTGGTGTAGGTCGAAACattgctg ACTCTCTGAGTCGATTAGGCCGTAAACCCCTTTTCATCTCAGCTACTGGCAGGGATTCACACGGTGACGCAGTGTTCAACTATTGTAAACACATG AACACAAGTGGTGTGGCCAGGCTGGAAGGTCAGAGCACGGCTACTTACTGTGTTGTTATCGCTGAGAGTGGTGAAATGAGCCTTGGACTGGGAGACATGGACATTCACCAGCAAATCACAGAGCAATAT gtgtcGCAGTTTGAGAAGCAGCTTTCATCAGCCCCACTTGTGTGTCTGGATGGAAACATTCCTGTCTCCACCATCGACTATGTTTGTTCCATCGCCTCCGAACACAACATCAATG TTTGGTATGAGCCCACGGATTCAGAGAAGGCTTGTAAGCCTTTCCTTTCTGACAGCTGGAAGTCTCTGTCCTATTCATCTCCAAACCTGGCTGAGTTGTGCACCATGAATAAAACACTTGGCATCCCAACACCTGAAG TACTGCCGAACTCTCTTGATGAGGTGCTGAGTGTTGCTGTGGCTCTCTCGCGCCCCCTTCTGGAGCATATTCACTGTCTGGTGGTGACTCTGGGGGATAATGGACTTTTGTTGTGCGGAGAGCATGAATCAGGCTCTGTCAACCTGCAgccaagaaaacagaaaagg GGGAGGCAGCTTTGTGCTCTCCACTACCCAGCACTGACTGTGACAGCGGAGGAGACAGTGAATGTATCAGGAGCAGGAGATAG CCTTGCAGGTGCCTTAATAGCTGGGATTCTGCAGCAGCGAGACACAGACAGCTGTGCTCGGATGGGGCTCCTGGCTGCAAGGCTGTCCCTGACATCACCGCACCCCATCGCGCCCATGCTCACCTTAGACTCTGTGGATCCCAGCAAATTCCAGACTCAGGACTGGCCCAAACCCAGTTTTATGTGGATACACTGa
- the zgc:136858 gene encoding pseudouridine-metabolizing bifunctional protein C1861.05 isoform X3, whose translation MISVPFFCFCLAAGLAMSSSLRTLDSRSGCNEQGLGSCNKNKRMVVGRQLAPTGPDLDPEHVGVWMDKHRLVPVMNLTWTLQADASVLKLRGSEISILDDSTNQSMCVQFSYLISQQQSPQYERWKFSLYGVVVEPGHTYVVSVLNLPEPDIGDYRIKKQITIPGCDDKRIQEALICLQNGSLWDPHMTTNVSVDKEHKMLSILLVFEAAQYSERYQVSIQSHGFHYSKNVTKENRTSLNVTFEVGLWQLSQCEEMSVMIQPFFIRCKNACWRPKKIINYCNYDPPRTLIIKATVMLLVVGSYLTYLLWRTSHKDTVNTASSVAREQQEGFQVQERKRVLIIYSLDHPLYKNIVLKLCAFLATKCGTEVILDLLDSTKLGVLGRIQWLDWHREQIERSSDKILILCSRGVQAKWRSMCGAKQVFLREDAHSSVGDMLSPALSLIVPHFIRSLSFEKYMVAYFDDVCSEDDVPSPFKITVRYTLMKHFEELFFRILDTEKHEPGRMNHIEGLSEDQYYHCPSGLRNRMSMMKRAYTFLLRRGITTYQSTDGLFRVHPSVKQALAENKPVVALESTIITHGMPYPHNLSTAKEVEAIVREEGATPATVGVIEGEVHVGLSSEELDHLARCKSSVKVSRRDLPYVISKGLSGGTTVSATMIAAHRAGIPVFVTGGIGGVHRDGENSLDISADLTELGRTPIAVVSAGIKSILDIGRTLEFLETQGVCVATYGALKSFPAFFSPQSGFTSPYQVCNPEEAAKLIASTLSLGLQSGVLLAVPIPEEHAAAGQQIEEAIQAAVAEASANGITGRDVTPFILQKVNELTKGKSLQANIALIHNNAKVGSQIACALSKQLNEKRLQGKTPHQRKHSSGSDIIVIGGINVDFIAKGKSKTLRFGQTNTGSVCQSFGGVGRNIADSLSRLGRKPLFISATGRDSHGDAVFNYCKHMNTSGVARLEGQSTATYCVVIAESGEMSLGLGDMDIHQQITEQYVSQFEKQLSSAPLVCLDGNIPVSTIDYVCSIASEHNINVWYEPTDSEKACKPFLSDSWKSLSYSSPNLAELCTMNKTLGIPTPEVLPNSLDEVLSVAVALSRPLLEHIHCLVVTLGDNGLLLCGEHESGSVNLQPRKQKRGRQLCALHYPALTVTAEETVNVSGAGDSLAGALIAGILQQRDTDSCARMGLLAARLSLTSPHPIAPMLTLDSVDPSKFQTQDWPKPSFMWIH comes from the exons ATGATCAGCGtaccttttttctgtttttgtttggctgCTGGACTCGCAATGTCATCCTCTCTTAGGACCCTGGACAGTCGTTCAGGCTGCAATGAACAG GGCCTTGGCAGCTGTAACAAAA ACAAACGCATGGTCGTAGGAAGACAGTTAGCTCCTACCGGCCCAGATTTGGATCCTGAGCATGTGGGAGTTTGGATGGACAAACACAGGCTTGTTCCTGTTATGAATTTGACGTGGACATTACAAGCTGATG CAAGTGTTCTTAAACTTCGTGGATCGGAGATAAGTATTCTGGATGACAGCACAAATcaaagtatgtgtgtgcagttttcTTACCTCATCAGCCAACAGCAGAGTCCACAATATGAGAGG TGGAAGTTTTCCTTGTATGGAGTTGTGGTAGAGCCTGGACACACATATGTGGTGTCAGTTTTAAATTTACCAGAACCTGATATTGGAGATTACAGGATTAAAAAGCAAATTACCATCCCAG GATGTGATGACAAGAGAATCCAGGAGGCCCTAATTTGTCTGCAAAATG gtaGTCTATGGGATCCTCACATGACCACTAATGTGTCCGTGGATAAGGAACATAAAATGTTATCTATTTTATTGGTTTTTGAGGCAGCACAATATTCAGAGCGATACCAAGTTTCCATCCAGAGTCATGGTTTCCATTActcaaaaaatgtcacaaag GAAAACAGAACATCACTGAATGTGACATTTGAGGTTGGTCTGTGGCAGCTCTCACAATGTGAGGAAATGTCTGTAATG ATTCAACCATTTTTTATTCGTTGCAAGAATGCCTGTTGGCGCCCcaagaaaataatcaattaCTGTAATT atgatCCACCACGGACCTTAATCATAAAGGCAACTGTGATGCTGCTTGTCGTTGGCAGTTATCTTACTTATTTACTGTGGAGAACATCTCATAAAG ATACTGTGAACACAGCTTCATCTGTTGCCAGAGAGCAACAAGAAGGTTTTCAAGtgcaagagagaaaaagagtccTCATCATCTACTCCCTTGACCACCCTTTATACAAAAATATAGTTCTCAAGCTTTGTGCTTTTCTGGCAACCAAATGTGGCACTGAAGTGATCCTGGATCTGCTGGACTCTACAAAACTGGGAGTGTTGGGACGCATCCAGTGGTTGGACTGGCACAGAGAACAAATAGAAAGGTCATCGGATAAGATACTAATCCTGTGCTCTCGGGGAGTGCAAGCCAAATGGAGATCCATGTGTGGTGCCAAACAGGTTTTTCTGCGAGAGGACGCCCACTCATCTGTGGGTGATATGCTCAGTCCAGCCCTCAGCCTCATAGTCCCACATTTTATCAGATCTTTGTCATTTGAAAAGTACATGGTGGCTTACTTCGATGATGTTTGTTCTGAAGACGATGTTCCTTCACCTTTTAAGATTACAGTACGATACACActgatgaaacattttgagGAGCTCTTTTTCAGAATCCTGGACACTGAAAAGCATGAACCAGGCAGAATGAATCACATTGAAGGGCTTTCAGAGGACCAGTACTACCACTGTCCCTCAG GACTTCGGAACAGAATGAGCATGATGAAGAGAGCCTATACATTCCTCCTCAGAAGAGGAATTACAACTTATCAGAGTACCG ACGGCCTCTTCAGAGTTCATCCATCTGTAAAGCAGGCACTGGCTGAAAACAAGCCGGTGGTCGCACTGGAGAGCACCATCATCACACATGGCATGCCGTACCCTCACAACCTGAG CACAGCGAAAGAGGTGGAAGCCAttgtgagagaggaaggagcCACTCCAGCCACAGTAGGAGTGATTGAGGGTGAAGTCCACGTTGGTCTTTCGTCAGAAGAGCTCGACCATCTCGCCCGCTGCAAGAGCTCCGTGAAGGTGTCCCGTCGTGATCTGCCCTACGTCATTAGCAAG GGGCTCTCTGGGGGAACAACAGTATCAGCCACTATGATAGCAGCACATCGTGCTGGCATCCCTGTATTTGTCACAGGGGGCATCGGAGGAGTTCACAGAGATGGCGAGAACA GTCTGGACATCAGCGCAGATCTGACGGAGCTCGGCAGGACTCCCATTGCTGTGGTTTCTGCTGGCATCAAGTCTATTCTGGACATCGGTCGCACCCTTGAGTTCCTT GAAACTCAGGGTGTCTGCGTAGCCACTTATGGAGCGTTGAAGAGCTTCCCAGCCTTCTTCTCCCCACAAAGTGGATTCACTTCTCCATACCAAGTCTGCAACCCTGAGGAGGCTGCAAAACTCATTG CAAGCACTCTGTCACTGGGACTGCAAAGTGGTGTCCTGTTAGCAGTGCCCATCCCAGAAGAGCATGCAGCAGCTGGCCAGCAGATAGAGGAAGCCATACAAGCTGCAGTAGCAGAGGCAAG TGCTAACGGTATAACAGGAAGAGATGTGACACCATTTATTCTTCAGAAGGTCAATGAACTGACTAAAGGAAAGTCCCTTCAGGCCA ACATTGCTCTGATTCATAATAATGCTAAAGTGGGCAGTCAGATAGCCTGTGCACTGTCAAAACAACTGAATGAGAAAAGGTTACAGGGCAAAACGCCTCATCAACGAAAACACTCATCAGGATCAGATATT ATTGTCATAGGAGGaataaatgttgattttattgCTAAAGGAAAATCAAAAACACTTCGT TTTGGACAGACCAACACAGGAAGTGTCTGTCAGTCATTCGGTGGTGTAGGTCGAAACattgctg ACTCTCTGAGTCGATTAGGCCGTAAACCCCTTTTCATCTCAGCTACTGGCAGGGATTCACACGGTGACGCAGTGTTCAACTATTGTAAACACATG AACACAAGTGGTGTGGCCAGGCTGGAAGGTCAGAGCACGGCTACTTACTGTGTTGTTATCGCTGAGAGTGGTGAAATGAGCCTTGGACTGGGAGACATGGACATTCACCAGCAAATCACAGAGCAATAT gtgtcGCAGTTTGAGAAGCAGCTTTCATCAGCCCCACTTGTGTGTCTGGATGGAAACATTCCTGTCTCCACCATCGACTATGTTTGTTCCATCGCCTCCGAACACAACATCAATG TTTGGTATGAGCCCACGGATTCAGAGAAGGCTTGTAAGCCTTTCCTTTCTGACAGCTGGAAGTCTCTGTCCTATTCATCTCCAAACCTGGCTGAGTTGTGCACCATGAATAAAACACTTGGCATCCCAACACCTGAAG TACTGCCGAACTCTCTTGATGAGGTGCTGAGTGTTGCTGTGGCTCTCTCGCGCCCCCTTCTGGAGCATATTCACTGTCTGGTGGTGACTCTGGGGGATAATGGACTTTTGTTGTGCGGAGAGCATGAATCAGGCTCTGTCAACCTGCAgccaagaaaacagaaaagg GGGAGGCAGCTTTGTGCTCTCCACTACCCAGCACTGACTGTGACAGCGGAGGAGACAGTGAATGTATCAGGAGCAGGAGATAG CCTTGCAGGTGCCTTAATAGCTGGGATTCTGCAGCAGCGAGACACAGACAGCTGTGCTCGGATGGGGCTCCTGGCTGCAAGGCTGTCCCTGACATCACCGCACCCCATCGCGCCCATGCTCACCTTAGACTCTGTGGATCCCAGCAAATTCCAGACTCAGGACTGGCCCAAACCCAGTTTTATGTGGATACACTGa
- the zgc:136858 gene encoding pseudouridine-metabolizing bifunctional protein C1861.05 isoform X1 yields MISVPFFCFCLAAGLAMSSSLRTLDSRSGCNEQGLGSCNKNNCSDKRMVVGRQLAPTGPDLDPEHVGVWMDKHRLVPVMNLTWTLQADASVLKLRGSEISILDDSTNQSMCVQFSYLISQQQSPQYERWKFSLYGVVVEPGHTYVVSVLNLPEPDIGDYRIKKQITIPGCDDKRIQEALICLQNGSLWDPHMTTNVSVDKEHKMLSILLVFEAAQYSERYQVSIQSHGFHYSKNVTKENRTSLNVTFEVGLWQLSQCEEMSVMIQPFFIRCKNACWRPKKIINYCNYDPPRTLIIKATVMLLVVGSYLTYLLWRTSHKDTVNTASSVAREQQEGFQVQERKRVLIIYSLDHPLYKNIVLKLCAFLATKCGTEVILDLLDSTKLGVLGRIQWLDWHREQIERSSDKILILCSRGVQAKWRSMCGAKQVFLREDAHSSVGDMLSPALSLIVPHFIRSLSFEKYMVAYFDDVCSEDDVPSPFKITVRYTLMKHFEELFFRILDTEKHEPGRMNHIEGLSEDQYYHCPSGLRNRMSMMKRAYTFLLRRGITTYQSTDGLFRVHPSVKQALAENKPVVALESTIITHGMPYPHNLSTAKEVEAIVREEGATPATVGVIEGEVHVGLSSEELDHLARCKSSVKVSRRDLPYVISKGLSGGTTVSATMIAAHRAGIPVFVTGGIGGVHRDGENSLDISADLTELGRTPIAVVSAGIKSILDIGRTLEFLETQGVCVATYGALKSFPAFFSPQSGFTSPYQVCNPEEAAKLIASTLSLGLQSGVLLAVPIPEEHAAAGQQIEEAIQAAVAEASANGITGRDVTPFILQKVNELTKGKSLQANIALIHNNAKVGSQIACALSKQLNEKRLQGKTPHQRKHSSGSDIIVIGGINVDFIAKGKSKTLRFGQTNTGSVCQSFGGVGRNIADSLSRLGRKPLFISATGRDSHGDAVFNYCKHMNTSGVARLEGQSTATYCVVIAESGEMSLGLGDMDIHQQITEQYVSQFEKQLSSAPLVCLDGNIPVSTIDYVCSIASEHNINVWYEPTDSEKACKPFLSDSWKSLSYSSPNLAELCTMNKTLGIPTPEVLPNSLDEVLSVAVALSRPLLEHIHCLVVTLGDNGLLLCGEHESGSVNLQPRKQKRGRQLCALHYPALTVTAEETVNVSGAGDSLAGALIAGILQQRDTDSCARMGLLAARLSLTSPHPIAPMLTLDSVDPSKFQTQDWPKPSFMWIH; encoded by the exons ATGATCAGCGtaccttttttctgtttttgtttggctgCTGGACTCGCAATGTCATCCTCTCTTAGGACCCTGGACAGTCGTTCAGGCTGCAATGAACAG GGCCTTGGCAGCTGTAACAAAA ATAACTGTTCAGACAAACGCATGGTCGTAGGAAGACAGTTAGCTCCTACCGGCCCAGATTTGGATCCTGAGCATGTGGGAGTTTGGATGGACAAACACAGGCTTGTTCCTGTTATGAATTTGACGTGGACATTACAAGCTGATG CAAGTGTTCTTAAACTTCGTGGATCGGAGATAAGTATTCTGGATGACAGCACAAATcaaagtatgtgtgtgcagttttcTTACCTCATCAGCCAACAGCAGAGTCCACAATATGAGAGG TGGAAGTTTTCCTTGTATGGAGTTGTGGTAGAGCCTGGACACACATATGTGGTGTCAGTTTTAAATTTACCAGAACCTGATATTGGAGATTACAGGATTAAAAAGCAAATTACCATCCCAG GATGTGATGACAAGAGAATCCAGGAGGCCCTAATTTGTCTGCAAAATG gtaGTCTATGGGATCCTCACATGACCACTAATGTGTCCGTGGATAAGGAACATAAAATGTTATCTATTTTATTGGTTTTTGAGGCAGCACAATATTCAGAGCGATACCAAGTTTCCATCCAGAGTCATGGTTTCCATTActcaaaaaatgtcacaaag GAAAACAGAACATCACTGAATGTGACATTTGAGGTTGGTCTGTGGCAGCTCTCACAATGTGAGGAAATGTCTGTAATG ATTCAACCATTTTTTATTCGTTGCAAGAATGCCTGTTGGCGCCCcaagaaaataatcaattaCTGTAATT atgatCCACCACGGACCTTAATCATAAAGGCAACTGTGATGCTGCTTGTCGTTGGCAGTTATCTTACTTATTTACTGTGGAGAACATCTCATAAAG ATACTGTGAACACAGCTTCATCTGTTGCCAGAGAGCAACAAGAAGGTTTTCAAGtgcaagagagaaaaagagtccTCATCATCTACTCCCTTGACCACCCTTTATACAAAAATATAGTTCTCAAGCTTTGTGCTTTTCTGGCAACCAAATGTGGCACTGAAGTGATCCTGGATCTGCTGGACTCTACAAAACTGGGAGTGTTGGGACGCATCCAGTGGTTGGACTGGCACAGAGAACAAATAGAAAGGTCATCGGATAAGATACTAATCCTGTGCTCTCGGGGAGTGCAAGCCAAATGGAGATCCATGTGTGGTGCCAAACAGGTTTTTCTGCGAGAGGACGCCCACTCATCTGTGGGTGATATGCTCAGTCCAGCCCTCAGCCTCATAGTCCCACATTTTATCAGATCTTTGTCATTTGAAAAGTACATGGTGGCTTACTTCGATGATGTTTGTTCTGAAGACGATGTTCCTTCACCTTTTAAGATTACAGTACGATACACActgatgaaacattttgagGAGCTCTTTTTCAGAATCCTGGACACTGAAAAGCATGAACCAGGCAGAATGAATCACATTGAAGGGCTTTCAGAGGACCAGTACTACCACTGTCCCTCAG GACTTCGGAACAGAATGAGCATGATGAAGAGAGCCTATACATTCCTCCTCAGAAGAGGAATTACAACTTATCAGAGTACCG ACGGCCTCTTCAGAGTTCATCCATCTGTAAAGCAGGCACTGGCTGAAAACAAGCCGGTGGTCGCACTGGAGAGCACCATCATCACACATGGCATGCCGTACCCTCACAACCTGAG CACAGCGAAAGAGGTGGAAGCCAttgtgagagaggaaggagcCACTCCAGCCACAGTAGGAGTGATTGAGGGTGAAGTCCACGTTGGTCTTTCGTCAGAAGAGCTCGACCATCTCGCCCGCTGCAAGAGCTCCGTGAAGGTGTCCCGTCGTGATCTGCCCTACGTCATTAGCAAG GGGCTCTCTGGGGGAACAACAGTATCAGCCACTATGATAGCAGCACATCGTGCTGGCATCCCTGTATTTGTCACAGGGGGCATCGGAGGAGTTCACAGAGATGGCGAGAACA GTCTGGACATCAGCGCAGATCTGACGGAGCTCGGCAGGACTCCCATTGCTGTGGTTTCTGCTGGCATCAAGTCTATTCTGGACATCGGTCGCACCCTTGAGTTCCTT GAAACTCAGGGTGTCTGCGTAGCCACTTATGGAGCGTTGAAGAGCTTCCCAGCCTTCTTCTCCCCACAAAGTGGATTCACTTCTCCATACCAAGTCTGCAACCCTGAGGAGGCTGCAAAACTCATTG CAAGCACTCTGTCACTGGGACTGCAAAGTGGTGTCCTGTTAGCAGTGCCCATCCCAGAAGAGCATGCAGCAGCTGGCCAGCAGATAGAGGAAGCCATACAAGCTGCAGTAGCAGAGGCAAG TGCTAACGGTATAACAGGAAGAGATGTGACACCATTTATTCTTCAGAAGGTCAATGAACTGACTAAAGGAAAGTCCCTTCAGGCCA ACATTGCTCTGATTCATAATAATGCTAAAGTGGGCAGTCAGATAGCCTGTGCACTGTCAAAACAACTGAATGAGAAAAGGTTACAGGGCAAAACGCCTCATCAACGAAAACACTCATCAGGATCAGATATT ATTGTCATAGGAGGaataaatgttgattttattgCTAAAGGAAAATCAAAAACACTTCGT TTTGGACAGACCAACACAGGAAGTGTCTGTCAGTCATTCGGTGGTGTAGGTCGAAACattgctg ACTCTCTGAGTCGATTAGGCCGTAAACCCCTTTTCATCTCAGCTACTGGCAGGGATTCACACGGTGACGCAGTGTTCAACTATTGTAAACACATG AACACAAGTGGTGTGGCCAGGCTGGAAGGTCAGAGCACGGCTACTTACTGTGTTGTTATCGCTGAGAGTGGTGAAATGAGCCTTGGACTGGGAGACATGGACATTCACCAGCAAATCACAGAGCAATAT gtgtcGCAGTTTGAGAAGCAGCTTTCATCAGCCCCACTTGTGTGTCTGGATGGAAACATTCCTGTCTCCACCATCGACTATGTTTGTTCCATCGCCTCCGAACACAACATCAATG TTTGGTATGAGCCCACGGATTCAGAGAAGGCTTGTAAGCCTTTCCTTTCTGACAGCTGGAAGTCTCTGTCCTATTCATCTCCAAACCTGGCTGAGTTGTGCACCATGAATAAAACACTTGGCATCCCAACACCTGAAG TACTGCCGAACTCTCTTGATGAGGTGCTGAGTGTTGCTGTGGCTCTCTCGCGCCCCCTTCTGGAGCATATTCACTGTCTGGTGGTGACTCTGGGGGATAATGGACTTTTGTTGTGCGGAGAGCATGAATCAGGCTCTGTCAACCTGCAgccaagaaaacagaaaagg GGGAGGCAGCTTTGTGCTCTCCACTACCCAGCACTGACTGTGACAGCGGAGGAGACAGTGAATGTATCAGGAGCAGGAGATAG CCTTGCAGGTGCCTTAATAGCTGGGATTCTGCAGCAGCGAGACACAGACAGCTGTGCTCGGATGGGGCTCCTGGCTGCAAGGCTGTCCCTGACATCACCGCACCCCATCGCGCCCATGCTCACCTTAGACTCTGTGGATCCCAGCAAATTCCAGACTCAGGACTGGCCCAAACCCAGTTTTATGTGGATACACTGa